The Amycolatopsis mongoliensis genome includes a window with the following:
- a CDS encoding DNA repair helicase XPB produces MTDGPLIVQSDKTVLLEVDHAQAGDARVAIAPFAELERAPEHVHTYRITPLALWNARAAGHDAEQVVDALTTYSRFPVPQPLLIDVVDVMGRFGRLQIANHPAHGLVMSTTDRAVLTEVVRNKKISPMLGARIDEDTVLVHPSERGRLKQALLKVGWPAEDLAGYVDGEAHPIALDEQDWHLRDYQRMAAEAFWAGGSGVVVLPCGAGKTLVGAAAMARAQATTLILVTNTVAGRQWKRELIARTSLTEEEIGEYSGEKKEIRPVTIATYQVITRKTKGEYRHLELFDSRDWGLVVYDEVHLLPAPVFRMTADLQSRRRLGLTATLVREDGREGDVFSLIGPKRYDVPWRDIEAQGWIAPAECTEVRVTLTDAERLEYATAEADERYKLAATALTKTPVIKSIVEKHAGEPTLVIGAYLDQLEMLGDELDAPVIQGATRNKEREELFDKFRRGEIKTLVVSKVANFSIDLPEASVAIQISGTFGSRQEEAQRLGRLLRPKGDGRQAHFYSIVSRDTVDTEYAAHRQRFLAEQGYAYHIVDADDLLRPL; encoded by the coding sequence GTGACTGATGGCCCGCTGATCGTCCAGTCCGACAAGACCGTGCTCCTGGAGGTCGACCACGCCCAGGCCGGCGACGCGCGCGTCGCGATCGCGCCGTTCGCCGAGCTCGAACGGGCTCCGGAGCACGTCCACACCTACCGGATCACGCCGCTGGCCTTGTGGAACGCGCGTGCCGCGGGCCACGACGCCGAGCAGGTCGTCGACGCGCTGACGACGTACTCGCGCTTCCCCGTGCCGCAGCCGCTGCTGATCGACGTCGTCGACGTGATGGGCCGGTTCGGCAGGCTGCAGATCGCCAACCACCCGGCGCACGGCCTCGTCATGTCGACCACCGACCGCGCGGTGCTGACCGAGGTCGTCCGGAACAAGAAGATCAGCCCGATGCTCGGCGCCCGGATCGACGAGGACACCGTCCTCGTGCACCCGTCCGAGCGCGGGCGGCTGAAGCAGGCGCTGCTGAAGGTCGGCTGGCCGGCCGAGGACCTCGCCGGGTACGTGGACGGCGAAGCGCACCCGATCGCGCTCGACGAGCAGGACTGGCACCTGCGCGACTACCAGCGGATGGCCGCGGAGGCGTTCTGGGCGGGCGGCTCCGGCGTCGTCGTGCTGCCGTGCGGCGCCGGGAAGACGCTGGTCGGCGCGGCGGCGATGGCTCGCGCGCAGGCCACGACGCTGATCCTGGTGACGAACACCGTCGCCGGGCGGCAGTGGAAGCGCGAGCTGATCGCGCGGACGTCGCTGACCGAGGAGGAGATCGGCGAGTACTCCGGCGAGAAGAAGGAGATCCGGCCGGTCACCATCGCGACCTACCAGGTGATCACGCGCAAGACCAAGGGCGAGTACCGGCACCTGGAGCTGTTCGACTCGCGCGACTGGGGCCTGGTCGTCTACGACGAGGTGCACCTGCTGCCGGCGCCGGTGTTCCGGATGACGGCGGACCTGCAGTCCCGGCGGCGGCTCGGCCTGACCGCGACGCTGGTGCGCGAAGACGGCCGCGAAGGTGACGTCTTCTCGCTGATCGGCCCGAAGCGCTACGACGTGCCGTGGCGCGACATCGAGGCGCAGGGCTGGATCGCGCCGGCGGAGTGCACCGAGGTCCGCGTGACGCTGACCGACGCGGAACGCCTGGAGTACGCCACGGCCGAGGCCGACGAGCGGTACAAGCTGGCCGCGACGGCGCTGACGAAGACCCCGGTGATCAAGTCCATCGTGGAGAAGCACGCCGGCGAGCCGACCCTGGTGATCGGGGCGTACCTCGACCAGCTCGAGATGCTCGGCGACGAGCTCGACGCCCCGGTGATCCAGGGCGCGACCCGCAACAAGGAGCGCGAAGAGCTGTTCGACAAGTTCCGCCGGGGCGAGATCAAGACGCTGGTGGTGTCGAAGGTCGCGAACTTCTCGATCGACCTGCCCGAGGCCTCGGTGGCGATCCAGATCTCGGGAACGTTCGGCTCCCGCCAGGAGGAGGCCCAGCGGCTCGGACGGCTCCTGCGCCCGAAGGGCGACGGCCGTCAGGCGCACTTCTATTCGATCGTCTCGCGCGACACGGTCGACACGGAGTACGCGGCACACCGGCAGCGGTTCTTGGCGGAGCAGGGGTACGCGTACCACATCGTGGACGCGGACGACCTGCTTCGGCCGCTCTGA
- a CDS encoding ABC transporter substrate-binding protein, with protein sequence MIRRGRMIPLVAALLATAGCSVFSSGAPAAPPPLERTTLRVGVGNAIDTAPLRIAVAAGRFGAAGLNVQLVELGGEDGLAKLAAGDLDVTFASDVALFRAAAGGTAVQLQGEAYASGPTTMALVTLPGSDYVVPTSKKSPEIAVNMLDDVGALAARSVLGTAGVDVTKIKFKQVGFDRMPQSLQAGDVDAALMIEPYITRAEKDLGAHILADGARGATLDFPLSAYASAKPFAQANPRTLAAFRTALGAAQQSATDPAIVRDALPKFSDIDTTTAALISLGSYPASLNGIRLQRVADLMHNSGQLANRLDVQALLPDQNGY encoded by the coding sequence ATGATCAGACGCGGACGGATGATTCCGCTGGTGGCGGCGCTTCTGGCGACCGCCGGGTGCAGCGTGTTCTCTTCCGGCGCGCCGGCCGCCCCGCCGCCATTGGAACGGACCACCCTGCGCGTCGGTGTGGGCAACGCCATCGACACGGCCCCGCTGCGGATCGCCGTTGCGGCCGGCAGGTTCGGCGCGGCGGGGCTGAACGTGCAGCTCGTCGAACTCGGCGGCGAAGACGGGCTGGCCAAGCTGGCCGCCGGCGACCTCGACGTCACCTTCGCCTCCGACGTCGCGTTGTTCCGCGCCGCAGCCGGCGGGACGGCCGTCCAGCTGCAGGGCGAGGCCTACGCGTCCGGCCCCACCACGATGGCGCTGGTCACCCTGCCCGGCTCGGACTACGTCGTGCCGACGTCGAAGAAGTCGCCCGAGATCGCGGTGAACATGCTCGACGACGTCGGCGCGCTGGCCGCGCGCTCGGTGCTCGGCACCGCCGGCGTCGACGTGACGAAGATCAAGTTCAAGCAGGTCGGATTCGACCGGATGCCGCAGTCCCTGCAGGCGGGCGACGTCGACGCGGCGCTGATGATCGAGCCGTACATCACCCGCGCCGAGAAGGACCTCGGCGCCCACATCCTCGCCGACGGCGCCCGCGGGGCGACGCTCGACTTCCCGCTGTCCGCCTACGCGTCGGCCAAGCCGTTCGCGCAGGCCAACCCCCGCACGCTCGCGGCGTTCCGCACGGCACTGGGCGCGGCCCAGCAGAGCGCGACCGACCCGGCCATCGTCCGGGACGCGCTGCCGAAGTTCTCTGACATCGACACGACCACGGCGGCCCTGATCTCGCTCGGCTCGTACCCGGCCTCGCTCAACGGCATCCGCCTGCAGCGCGTCGCGGACCTGATGCACAACTCGGGCCAGCTCGCGAACCGCCTCGACGTCCAGGCCCTGCTCCCGGACCAGAACGGGTATTAG
- a CDS encoding helix-turn-helix domain-containing protein, which yields MAPLVATPRSRALGFGLRTAREARGLGVRELARLAQVVAQDLSHWESGMRVPKLEQVGVLLGALRVEPRERDRLLELARNAREPNWLERAMPGVSPASATYAEYERTATAMFDWEPVVVPGLLQAPGYARAILESHRLPPRVVEQQLAIRPRRREVLTGRDPLECTVFLGEAALHQRFGEPPVMIEQFRFLARAAQPRNITIRVVPASVGYHPGLLGHFVIFDFAQLPSVVHIEHIRGSAHVYDGDHLATYRAAAEAMSALALSEQDSLALIQGVIAELE from the coding sequence ATGGCACCACTGGTAGCGACACCGCGGTCGCGGGCGCTGGGCTTCGGCCTCCGCACGGCGAGGGAGGCGCGAGGCCTGGGTGTGCGCGAGCTGGCGCGCCTGGCGCAGGTGGTGGCCCAGGATCTGTCGCATTGGGAGAGCGGCATGCGGGTGCCCAAGCTCGAGCAGGTGGGGGTGCTGCTCGGGGCGCTGCGGGTGGAACCACGGGAGCGGGACCGGTTGCTGGAGCTGGCGCGGAACGCCCGCGAGCCCAACTGGCTCGAACGCGCCATGCCCGGCGTTTCACCGGCTTCGGCGACCTACGCGGAGTACGAGCGCACTGCCACGGCGATGTTCGACTGGGAGCCCGTCGTGGTGCCGGGGCTGTTGCAGGCACCGGGTTACGCCAGGGCGATCCTCGAGTCGCACCGGTTGCCGCCCCGGGTGGTCGAGCAGCAGCTGGCGATCCGCCCGCGGCGGCGGGAGGTGCTCACCGGCCGCGATCCGCTGGAGTGCACTGTGTTTCTCGGCGAAGCGGCTCTTCACCAGCGCTTCGGTGAACCCCCGGTGATGATCGAGCAGTTCCGTTTCCTGGCGCGCGCGGCGCAGCCGCGCAACATCACGATCCGAGTGGTCCCGGCGAGCGTCGGCTACCACCCGGGGCTGCTGGGCCACTTCGTGATCTTCGACTTCGCCCAGCTGCCGTCGGTGGTACACATCGAGCACATCCGCGGCAGTGCCCACGTCTACGATGGAGATCACCTGGCCACCTATCGCGCGGCCGCGGAAGCCATGTCGGCCCTGGCTCTGAGCGAGCAGGATTCGCTCGCACTCATCCAGGGGGTGATCGCCGAACTGGAGTGA
- a CDS encoding LppU/SCO3897 family protein, translating into MTTPPFDDNPFRSPDYAMPSAPMPAVPGQQPIPHWFTTKVKITLAACVILALGLGSLGALSIYWIDRAGPPSDGDCLYLTRESGGKLAYHRVGCGTDNATYKVDDSYTGTFRCGSGDYVRFQITGTGSASQRTLCLALNVSTGDCLRDVDDQATIGKVSCNDPAAKERAEVITGYRGDESCEDADQVLSYPGPPRRTVCLAPPGENI; encoded by the coding sequence TTGACCACACCACCGTTCGACGACAACCCGTTCCGGTCGCCGGACTACGCGATGCCGTCCGCGCCGATGCCGGCGGTGCCCGGTCAGCAGCCGATCCCGCACTGGTTCACGACGAAGGTGAAGATCACGCTCGCCGCGTGCGTCATCCTGGCGTTGGGCCTGGGCTCACTGGGCGCGTTGAGCATCTACTGGATCGACCGCGCCGGCCCGCCGTCCGACGGCGACTGCCTCTACCTGACGCGGGAGAGCGGCGGCAAGCTCGCCTACCACCGCGTCGGCTGCGGCACGGACAACGCGACCTACAAGGTCGACGACAGCTACACCGGGACCTTCCGCTGCGGCTCCGGCGACTACGTGCGGTTCCAGATCACCGGCACCGGCTCGGCCTCCCAGCGCACGCTCTGCCTGGCGCTGAACGTCAGCACCGGCGACTGCCTGCGCGACGTCGACGACCAGGCCACCATCGGCAAGGTGAGCTGCAACGACCCGGCGGCCAAGGAACGCGCCGAAGTCATCACCGGCTACCGCGGCGACGAGAGCTGCGAGGACGCCGACCAGGTGCTGAGCTACCCCGGGCCGCCGCGCCGGACCGTGTGCCTGGCCCCGCCGGGCGAGAACATCTAG
- a CDS encoding sensor histidine kinase, with protein MTRREKRPRKGGDAADPRSAGGRWRLRNWRLGTKLFAVLLIPALAVIALVGLRVSSDLRDARQLAEFATRGRVDSTIAEALHELQRERDLTVRFVAQDRQGDTADLTGQRKRVDQAIGTFERTLADSKPRLDAKAAESLQQTDDRLRVLGGLRFSAEHSAFPADAVLRSYSELISGLLDISDSAAADVSDPELARLRLAGNALARIKDQMSVKRAVLAEALAEGSLNRDRTRALLGAEAELAAARNDYRTFATPEQQRMFDDTVIGLVVDIGNDMVESALTRTENGQNLNGLDPNQWDVSATHTVNLAHQVQQALLVQLQERTDALAAQARAAAIWDGGVVLGVLLVAGVLSVVIARSLLRPLRILRRTALEVAEHRLPAAVQNLLTDPEPAPENLRKRLAVAPVPVFTREELGQVARAFDAVHGEAVRLAGEQAMLRENVNAMFVNLSQRSQDLVERQLSVLDRMEADEQDPDTLAGLFELDHLATRMRRNSENLLVLSGQDSTREDAGAVSADEIIGAALSEVEHYQRIELGPAPQVAVRGEAVNDLVHVISELLENATRYSRDAPVTVASAETHDGDWQLEIIDRGAGMPQAEIDRTNARLAHPPDVDVEVSRRMGLFVVATLATRHRIDVSLSSGRDGGLVATVLVPAALIVELPPMPGPPPPAEPAAAPEPELLAPLAPLTPPEPEPEPEPEPEELTPPSIEAGPLRRAPVVAREPGPEWPTADDDSHLDLDAPTERMPAYRDVLSRWFDAAAAPGAAAAPEVPRPPAEPLPVAQEPRPAEPQPRHALSAAPPPPPPPPPPPPVVAPVAAEPNPDDEDTEPQMAPVSPPAAIEPDYEWPTPAELEQEDGAEDTWPFLQAADSAASPGSVPEQRPILSLSPEAVRERMTSLQGGFRRGRHARGDDTRNQ; from the coding sequence GTGACCCGTCGCGAGAAGCGTCCCCGCAAGGGCGGCGACGCGGCGGATCCACGTTCGGCCGGCGGCCGGTGGCGGCTCCGCAACTGGCGTCTCGGCACGAAGCTCTTCGCCGTCCTCCTCATCCCCGCGCTGGCGGTGATCGCGCTCGTCGGCCTGCGGGTCAGCTCGGACCTGCGGGACGCCCGGCAGCTCGCGGAGTTCGCCACGCGCGGCCGCGTCGACAGCACGATCGCCGAAGCCCTGCACGAGCTGCAGCGCGAACGCGACCTCACCGTCCGGTTCGTCGCCCAGGACCGCCAGGGCGACACCGCCGACCTCACCGGTCAGCGCAAACGCGTCGACCAGGCGATCGGCACGTTCGAACGGACCCTGGCCGACAGTAAACCCCGGCTCGACGCCAAGGCGGCGGAAAGCCTGCAGCAGACCGACGACCGGCTGCGCGTTCTGGGCGGTCTCCGCTTCTCCGCGGAGCATTCGGCGTTCCCCGCCGACGCCGTGCTGCGCTCCTACAGCGAGCTGATCTCCGGCCTGCTCGACATCAGCGACTCGGCCGCCGCCGACGTCTCGGACCCGGAGCTCGCCCGGCTGCGCCTGGCCGGCAACGCGCTGGCCCGGATCAAGGACCAGATGTCGGTCAAGCGCGCGGTGCTGGCCGAGGCGCTCGCCGAAGGCAGCCTGAACCGCGACCGCACGCGCGCGCTGCTCGGCGCCGAAGCCGAGCTCGCCGCCGCGCGCAACGACTACCGCACCTTCGCGACGCCCGAACAGCAGCGGATGTTCGACGACACGGTGATCGGCCTGGTCGTCGACATCGGCAACGACATGGTCGAATCCGCGCTCACCCGCACCGAGAACGGCCAGAACCTCAACGGCCTCGACCCGAACCAGTGGGACGTCTCGGCCACGCACACGGTGAACCTCGCCCACCAGGTGCAGCAGGCGCTGCTGGTCCAGTTGCAGGAACGCACGGACGCCCTGGCGGCGCAGGCGCGCGCGGCGGCGATCTGGGACGGCGGCGTCGTGCTCGGCGTTCTGCTCGTCGCGGGCGTGCTGTCGGTCGTCATCGCCCGGTCCCTGTTGCGCCCTTTGCGGATCCTGCGCCGGACCGCCCTCGAAGTCGCCGAGCACCGGCTGCCCGCGGCCGTGCAGAACCTGCTCACCGACCCCGAACCCGCCCCGGAGAACCTGCGGAAACGGCTCGCCGTCGCGCCGGTCCCGGTGTTCACGCGCGAAGAGCTCGGCCAGGTGGCGCGCGCGTTCGACGCCGTGCACGGGGAAGCCGTCCGGCTCGCCGGCGAGCAGGCGATGCTGCGCGAGAACGTCAACGCGATGTTCGTCAACCTCTCGCAGCGCAGCCAGGACCTCGTCGAGCGGCAGCTGTCCGTGCTCGACCGGATGGAGGCCGACGAGCAGGACCCGGACACCCTCGCCGGGCTGTTCGAGCTCGACCACCTCGCGACGCGGATGCGGCGCAACAGCGAGAACCTGCTGGTGCTTTCGGGCCAGGACTCGACGCGCGAGGACGCCGGCGCCGTCTCGGCCGACGAGATCATCGGCGCCGCGCTCTCGGAGGTCGAGCACTACCAGCGCATCGAGCTCGGCCCGGCACCGCAGGTCGCCGTCCGCGGCGAGGCCGTCAACGACCTCGTGCACGTCATTTCGGAGCTGCTGGAGAACGCGACGCGGTACTCGCGCGACGCTCCGGTCACCGTCGCGAGCGCCGAAACCCACGACGGCGACTGGCAGCTCGAGATCATCGACCGCGGCGCCGGCATGCCGCAGGCCGAGATCGACCGCACCAACGCGCGGCTCGCGCACCCGCCGGACGTCGACGTCGAGGTGTCCCGCCGGATGGGCCTGTTCGTGGTCGCGACGCTGGCCACGCGCCACCGCATCGACGTCAGCCTGAGCTCGGGCCGGGACGGCGGGCTGGTCGCGACCGTGCTGGTGCCGGCCGCGCTGATCGTCGAGCTGCCGCCGATGCCGGGCCCGCCCCCGCCCGCCGAGCCGGCCGCGGCCCCCGAACCGGAGCTGCTGGCGCCGCTGGCCCCGCTCACGCCGCCGGAACCCGAGCCGGAGCCCGAGCCTGAGCCGGAGGAGCTGACCCCGCCGTCGATCGAGGCGGGCCCGCTGCGCCGGGCCCCGGTGGTGGCCCGCGAGCCCGGCCCCGAATGGCCGACCGCGGACGACGACTCGCACCTGGACCTCGACGCCCCGACCGAGCGGATGCCGGCCTACCGCGACGTCCTGTCGCGCTGGTTCGACGCGGCCGCGGCGCCCGGGGCGGCGGCCGCGCCCGAGGTACCGCGACCGCCTGCCGAACCGCTTCCGGTGGCCCAGGAGCCCCGGCCCGCCGAGCCCCAGCCGAGGCACGCGCTCTCGGCGGCCCCGCCGCCGCCACCACCACCTCCGCCGCCTCCGCCGGTCGTCGCGCCGGTGGCGGCCGAACCGAACCCGGACGACGAGGACACCGAACCGCAGATGGCGCCCGTCTCGCCTCCGGCCGCGATCGAGCCCGACTACGAGTGGCCGACGCCGGCCGAGCTGGAGCAGGAGGACGGCGCCGAGGACACCTGGCCGTTCCTCCAGGCCGCCGATTCGGCGGCGAGCCCCGGATCGGTGCCGGAGCAGCGGCCGATACTCTCTCTTTCCCCGGAAGCGGTACGCGAGCGGATGACGAGCCTTCAAGGCGGCTTCCGGCGAGGGCGGCACGCGAGGGGAGACGACACCCGGAACCAGTGA
- a CDS encoding S53 family peptidase — MRLRKLVAAAVPLPALLGLAVVVPAAAATETLVTLADSAAPLVSSARTGDVAGGQRITAALSLKLHNQQALEKFLADVQNPDSPQYHHFLTPAQFNAEFGPTQADVGKAVSFLEKAGATGIEVSGNRQAVTFTGSAAQLESAFHTRIGTYHDQVSGRDFFANDAAPTVPADVSAVVGNVVGLDNHALRTHTSAVAKPNVVKAVTPPVLKTAYGTSGLSATGSGVKVGFVEFDGYQKSNITQYDSTYGLSAGSVTTVPVSGANYDSAPGDGQIEVELDIEVVHALAAAASDYVYEAPNTSAGELAMYQKIASDHTVNVVSISWGACESAEGSSAAKSVSNAIATGTAEGISYFAAAGDDGTTDCYRQTGSTAKAVDFPASSPNVTGVGGTQLTVTSSNAYSSEKAWNDGASSGSTGGGISTVFTAPSWQSSQSTTYRKVPDVSADAASGSGYYIYTAGSWETVWGTSGAAPLWAAFATLQNQVHGGGLGNLNPKFYSIGNGSSYGTGFHDVTTGNNTLHGTTGFSAGTGYDQVTGWGSFKGSGLSGLIG; from the coding sequence ATGCGCTTGCGCAAGCTCGTCGCGGCCGCCGTGCCGCTGCCGGCGTTGCTCGGCCTCGCCGTGGTCGTCCCCGCCGCCGCGGCGACGGAAACCCTGGTCACCCTGGCCGACAGTGCCGCCCCGCTCGTCAGCAGTGCTCGCACCGGCGACGTCGCGGGCGGGCAGCGGATCACCGCGGCGCTGTCCCTGAAACTGCACAACCAGCAGGCCCTGGAAAAGTTCCTCGCCGACGTGCAGAACCCGGATTCGCCGCAATACCACCACTTTCTGACCCCGGCGCAGTTCAATGCCGAGTTCGGCCCGACGCAGGCCGACGTCGGCAAGGCCGTCTCATTCCTCGAGAAAGCGGGCGCCACCGGGATCGAGGTTTCCGGCAACCGCCAGGCCGTCACGTTCACCGGCTCGGCGGCCCAGCTCGAATCGGCGTTCCACACCCGGATCGGGACCTACCACGACCAGGTGTCCGGCCGTGACTTCTTCGCCAACGACGCCGCGCCGACCGTGCCGGCCGACGTCTCGGCCGTCGTGGGCAACGTCGTCGGCCTGGACAACCACGCCCTGCGGACGCACACTTCGGCCGTCGCGAAGCCGAACGTCGTCAAGGCCGTGACCCCGCCGGTGCTCAAGACCGCTTACGGCACCAGCGGTCTCTCGGCGACCGGCAGCGGCGTGAAGGTCGGCTTCGTCGAGTTCGACGGCTACCAGAAGTCCAACATCACCCAGTACGACAGCACGTACGGCCTTTCGGCGGGTTCGGTGACCACCGTTCCGGTCAGCGGCGCGAACTACGACTCGGCGCCGGGCGACGGCCAGATCGAGGTCGAGCTCGACATCGAGGTCGTGCACGCGCTGGCGGCCGCGGCGAGCGACTACGTGTACGAGGCCCCGAACACCAGCGCCGGCGAACTGGCGATGTACCAGAAGATCGCGTCGGACCACACGGTCAACGTCGTCTCGATCTCCTGGGGCGCCTGTGAATCCGCGGAAGGCTCGAGCGCGGCGAAGAGCGTCAGCAACGCGATCGCGACGGGCACCGCGGAAGGCATCTCGTACTTCGCGGCCGCGGGCGACGACGGTACGACCGACTGCTACCGCCAGACGGGTTCGACGGCGAAGGCCGTGGACTTCCCGGCGTCGAGCCCGAACGTGACGGGTGTCGGCGGCACGCAGCTGACGGTGACGTCCTCGAACGCCTACAGCAGCGAGAAGGCGTGGAACGACGGCGCGTCCAGCGGCTCGACCGGCGGCGGCATCTCGACGGTGTTCACGGCGCCGTCGTGGCAGTCCTCGCAGAGCACGACCTACCGCAAGGTCCCGGACGTCTCTGCCGACGCGGCGAGCGGCTCGGGCTACTACATCTATACGGCGGGCTCGTGGGAAACGGTGTGGGGCACGTCGGGCGCGGCCCCGCTGTGGGCGGCGTTCGCGACGCTGCAGAACCAGGTCCACGGCGGCGGACTGGGCAACCTGAACCCGAAGTTCTACTCGATCGGGAACGGGTCGTCGTACGGAACCGGGTTCCACGACGTGACGACGGGCAACAACACCCTGCACGGGACGACGGGTTTCAGCGCCGGCACCGGGTACGACCAGGTGACGGGCTGGGGTTCGTTCAAGGGGAGCGGGCTGTCCGGCCTGATCGGCTGA
- a CDS encoding DUF397 domain-containing protein, which produces MPEWRKSSYTDETNCVEVAPGPVSRIRDTKDRSGGTLVVSAAAWGAFLRMTKH; this is translated from the coding sequence ATGCCCGAGTGGCGCAAGTCGAGCTACACCGATGAAACCAACTGCGTCGAGGTGGCGCCGGGGCCGGTGTCGCGGATCCGGGACACCAAGGACCGCTCCGGGGGCACTCTCGTCGTCAGTGCGGCCGCTTGGGGGGCTTTCCTTCGCATGACTAAGCATTAG
- a CDS encoding copper homeostasis protein CutC — protein MSSKTPLLEVIALDAADAEGAQAGGADRLELVTDMAQDGLTPSVETLRDVLSATDLPVRVMLRDNGSFAVGDLEGLRADTARLIDAGAREFVFGFLTVDSEIDLDACEALIKEVDGLPWTFHRAIDRTRDPLRAYDQLAELGCDTVLAAGHPNGVASGLSVLQRLAQRESGPSLLVGGGLRAQQVHLLRAGGVRGFHVGGAVRPDGWQSSVDAETVRTWVDLVKS, from the coding sequence ATGAGCTCGAAGACGCCCCTGCTGGAAGTGATCGCGCTGGACGCGGCGGACGCCGAAGGCGCGCAGGCGGGCGGGGCCGACCGCCTCGAACTGGTGACGGACATGGCGCAGGACGGCCTGACGCCGTCGGTCGAGACGCTGCGTGACGTGCTGTCGGCGACCGACCTCCCGGTGCGGGTCATGCTGCGTGACAACGGATCCTTCGCCGTCGGCGACCTCGAGGGGCTGCGCGCCGACACCGCCAGGCTGATCGACGCGGGCGCGCGCGAGTTCGTCTTCGGGTTCCTCACCGTCGACAGCGAGATCGACCTGGACGCCTGCGAAGCGCTGATCAAGGAGGTCGACGGTCTGCCGTGGACGTTCCACCGCGCCATCGACCGCACGCGGGATCCCTTGCGCGCGTACGACCAGCTGGCCGAGCTCGGGTGTGACACCGTGCTCGCGGCCGGGCATCCGAACGGGGTAGCCAGTGGGCTTTCCGTGCTGCAGCGGCTCGCGCAGCGTGAGAGCGGCCCGTCCCTGCTGGTCGGTGGCGGCCTGCGCGCGCAGCAGGTGCACCTCTTGCGCGCGGGCGGGGTGCGCGGGTTCCACGTCGGAGGGGCCGTCCGGCCGGATGGCTGGCAGTCCTCTGTGGACGCCGAAACGGTGCGCACCTGGGTGGATCTCGTCAAATCCTGA